The Gemmatimonadota bacterium DH-78 region CTCGAACTCGTGCCCCTCGGGGCACCGGTACTCGTAGGTCGGCATTCCAGATCTCTGAAGTACGGGATACAGCCTGAAAATCTAGCCCATCCGCCGCCGGGGGCCTACTCCTCGCCGTCCTCCGGCGCGACGAGTTCGACCAGCACCTGATCCTTCTCCACGGTATCGCCGGCGGCCACGAGCACCTTCGACACCCGCGCCGGCACCTCGGCCCGCAGCTCGTTCTCCATCTTCATCGCCTCGACGATCACGAGACCGTCGCCGGGCTCCACCACCTGGCCCTCCTCCACCTCGACCTTCACGACCAGACCCGGCATCGGCGCCTTGAGGGGGCGCGGTCCGTCGGCGCCCCCCGCGGCCACGACCATCTCCCGCAGGCGTCGCGTGCGCTCGTCGACCACCTCCACCTCCGCCGGGCGCCCGTCGACGTCGAGCCCCCACACGCCGTCGGCGCCCCGTTCGGCGATCACCCGGTGCGAAGCGGTTCCGAGTCGCAGGGCGTGCACCGACGTGCCGGGCACCGATGTGAGGGCGGCATCCACCCGTTCCCCGTCGACGGTCACCCCGTCGTCGTCCACGTCGATCTCCCAGCTCTGCCCGTTCATCGTGACCGAGTAGCGCATCATGAATCCGTTGTCTTGGGGTCGAGAACCAGCGTCACCACCGTCTCGATGTGCGACGTCTGGGGAAAGAGGTCGAAGGCCGTCACGGCCCGAAGGGTCCACCGGGAGCCGAGTCGCTCGAGATCGCGCGCCAGGGTGGCCGGATCGCAGCTGACGTAGACGATCGTGGCCGGTGGATCGTGCCGAAGAGCCTCGGGGACTCCACGGTGCAGTCCCGCCCGGGGCGGATTGACGATCACCACGTCGGCGGGAAGCACGGTGGGCAGCGTCTCTTCGGCGGCACCCTCGATCACGCGGAAGCCGGCGGGCGCACCCTCGCGGGCGGCTTCCACCGCCGCCGGGTCGAGCTCGAGGCCGACGACTCGCGCGCCGTCGCGGGCCAGCCGGCGCCCGTGGAGTCCCACCCCGCAGTACCCGTCGACGATTCGGCGACCGGCGGGGTCGCCTACGGCGGCCCGCACCGCGTCGTGCAGGGCCCCGGCCACCTCGCGGTTCACCTGGGTGAAGGCGCCGGGCCGCACGACCACCCGCTCTCCGCCGGTGGTGTCGTGGCCGTCGGGCCGCCCGGCGGCCAGCACCCAGTCGCCCCCCTCGGCGCGGTGCCAGATCGCCGCGAGTCCGGGTACCGCCGCCCGCAGCGCAGCGGCCTGGTCCGCGCCCTCCGCCCAGGCGCGACCGCCGTCGATGGCGAGCAGGACGCCCTCTTCGATCGAGCGCAGCGTGAGCCGCAGCTCGCGCCCGGCGGGCAGGCGCGACGCACCCGCCCCCCACGCCTCGCGCAGGGCGGGCCACACCTCGGCGATCGGGGCCTCCGGAAGCAGGCACTCGTGGCGTACCTCCACGATGCGCCCGGGGTGGCCGCGCGCGTGAAAGCCGGCCACCACGCGCCCGCCGCGCAGCCGCTTGAGGGTGAAGGCCACCCGGTTGCGGTAGCCGAATTCGCGCTCGGCGGGACGCACCTCGGGATCCGACACCTCGAGCCCTCCGATTCGACGGAGGGCATCGCCCACCACCCGCGAAGCGGCCTCGATCTGGGCCGGGTACTGGAGGTGCTGGAGCTGGCAGCCGCCACAGCGCTCGTACAGGCGGCACGGCGCCGGTCGCCGGTGCGGCGAGTGCGCCTCGAAGGTGATCGCTTCGGCCCGGAGCCAGCGCCCCCCGTCGCGCACGGTGCGCACCGAGACGCGGTCACCCGGCGCGGTGCGAGGGACGAACACCACCCGCCCGTCGGCGAGGCGACCGACCCCGTCGCCGCCGGCGGCGATGCCGTCGATGCCGACCGTCCACTCGGCGTCGGGGGTCACACCGACCCTTGCCAGGGCCACCCCGACGCGCGCCACGACGGCAGCGCCGTCGAGGAACCGCCGCCGATCCGGGCCGGAGCCCGCCGCGCCCGGTAGGCCTCCTCGAGCAACACGGCCGCGATCGCGGCCGCCCGCGCATCGGCGCCACCGTCGGCCCCGGGCTCGAGCAGCTCCGCGTACTCCTCGAGGAAGCGGATCGACAGCTCTCCGCTCCGGAAGGCCTCGTTGCGCATGATCCGGCGATGCAGCGGAGTGGCGGTCTGGAGTCCCCGAATCACGAGTTCGTCGAGCGCGCGCGCCATGCGGTCGATCGCCGCCTCGCGGGTGGCCGCATGCACGATGAGCTTGCCGAGCAGAGGGTCGTAGTGGAGGCCGATCTCGAAGCCCTCCGACACGCCCCCGTCCCAGCGCACGCCGGGCCCCGAAGGAATCTCCAGATGCTCCACCCGTCCGGTGGAGGGAAGAAAGCCGTGGAAGGGATCCTCCGAGGTGATGCGGCACTCGATGGAGTGCCCCACGAGCTGCAGATCGCCCTGCGCGAAGGGCAGCTTCTCGCCCGCCGCCACCCGGATCTGCCATTCGACCAGGTCGAGGCCGGTCACCAGCTCGGTCACGGGGTGCTCCACCTGGAGCCGCGTGTTCATCTCGAGAAAGAAGAACTCGCCGTCCTGATAGAGGAACTCCACGGTGCCCGCGCCGCGGTAGTCGACGGCTTCGGCCGCGCGCACGGCGGCCGCGCCCATCGCCGCCCGTTCGTCGGGGGTGAGCACCGCGGACGGGGCCTCCTCGACCAGCTTCTGATGCCGCCGCTGAATGCTGCACTCCCGCTCGCCGAGGTGCACCACGTTGCCGTGGGTGTCGCCGAGCACCTGGATCTCGATGTGACGCGGACGCGACAGGTAGCGCTCGAGGTAGACCGAACCGTCGCCGAAGGCGGCCAGCGCTTCGCGCGACGCGGCCTCGAAGGCGCGCGGAAGCTCCGCCGCCGATTCCACCACCCGCATGCCCTTGCCGCCCCCGCCGGCGGCCGCCTTCAGCAGCACCGGGTAGCCCATCTCGTCGGCAGCGGCGACCGCCTCGTCGGCGTCGGAGAGCGGATCCACGAGCCCGGGCACGATCGGCACCTCGGCCGTCTGCATGCGCCGCCGGGCCTCGGTCTTGTCGCCCATCGAACGGATCGTGTCGGCGGTCGGTCCGAGAAAGACCAGCCCCGCCTCCTCCACCGCATCGGCGAAGGGCGCACGCTCCGCGAGGAAGCCGTACCCGGGGTGGATCGCCTGCGCCCCGGTGGCCTGCGCGGCCTCGATGATCCGGTCGATGCGGAGGTAGCTCTCCGACGAGGGTGCCGGCCCGATCAGGACCGCCTCGTCGGCGAGAAGGGTGTGCGGCGCCCCGGCGTCGGGCTCGGAGTGCACCGCCACGGTGCCGATGCCCATCTCGCGGCAGGCGCGGATGATGCGGACCGCGATCTCGCCGCGGTTCGCCACCAGAATCTTGTCGAAGAGGGGCATTGCTACGGGGCCGGAGGAGTGGGCGCGAAGGGGAATTGTAGCCCCCGCCCTCCACACGGTCGACCCTCCCCCGCCCCCGACCCGTATCGGCCGTGGGCGGGGCGAGCGCGTCAGGGCATGCGCGCGAGGATCTCCGTCTCCGATCCGCGCCGCATGACGCGCAGCCGCAGCTCGTCGTCGGCGGTGTACGAGCGCAGGATGCGCCGGGCCTCCTCCACCGAGTCGACCGTGCGGCCGTCGATGGCCATGAGCACGTCGCCCGGTCGCAGGCCGAGGGTGGACTCGGCGGACACCTCGGCCACCAGCACGCCGCGCTCGGTGCCGAAGTACTCGCCCAGCCCCTCGTTCAACTCCACGAACTCCACCCCGTTCACGCAGTTCGTCATGCCGAACACGCGCACCTCGACGCGCCCGTCTTCAGGGCTCGTCATCTCGATGCAGGGGTCGACGCGGAACCGCCGGGCGAACGACTCCTCGCCGTCGCCGAACACCCGGATCTCGCGCTCCGGGGACTCGAAGTGGAAGACGCCGGAGCCTTCGGGCGACCAGCGACGGCCCTCGAACCCCTCGGGGAGCGTGAACCTCCGACCCTCTCCGTCCCGCTCGAAGCGAAAGCCGATCGCGGGCAGACTGTCGCCGAACACCCGCAGCTCGGGAAACGCCCGCATCACCGGAAAGGCCAGGTCGTCGGAGGCCACCGGGGTGACGGTGGCGGACCGGGCCGCTCCGTCGCGCAGATAGCGGATCTCGACCTCTTCGTCGGGGTCGAGGGCCCCCACCAGCTGCACGAAGCGCTGGACCGGGAGCGACTGATCTTCGTCGAGGGCGCGCTCCCTGCTGCTCTCGAGCGGGTCGAAGACGCTGCGGCCGTCCACATGAGTCACAACATCGCCCGCCCGAAGCCCCGCCCGCCGCGCCGGACCGTCGCCCTGCACATCCTGCAGCTCCGCCCCGAGGGCATCCACCTCAGCGCCCTGGTCGAAGTCGATCGTCACCCCCACGATGGAGCGGCGCGCGAAGGGGAGCGCCGCGTACAGGCCATCCACCCGGGGCGTGGTGAGGCAGACGCAGTCGTCGACCGGGTCTCCGGCGCCGTCCACGCACCGGCATTCGACGGTGCGCTCCTGGGCCGCGGCGGCACTCGCGGTGCCGACCAGTGCGGCGAGGGCGAACGTCGCC contains the following coding sequences:
- a CDS encoding PDZ domain-containing protein, with the translated sequence MTRWDMRVLYEAGRRSARFSLLAATFALAALVGTASAAAAQERTVECRCVDGAGDPVDDCVCLTTPRVDGLYAALPFARRSIVGVTIDFDQGAEVDALGAELQDVQGDGPARRAGLRAGDVVTHVDGRSVFDPLESSRERALDEDQSLPVQRFVQLVGALDPDEEVEIRYLRDGAARSATVTPVASDDLAFPVMRAFPELRVFGDSLPAIGFRFERDGEGRRFTLPEGFEGRRWSPEGSGVFHFESPEREIRVFGDGEESFARRFRVDPCIEMTSPEDGRVEVRVFGMTNCVNGVEFVELNEGLGEYFGTERGVLVAEVSAESTLGLRPGDVLMAIDGRTVDSVEEARRILRSYTADDELRLRVMRRGSETEILARMP
- the rlmD gene encoding 23S rRNA (uracil(1939)-C(5))-methyltransferase RlmD, whose product is MTPDAEWTVGIDGIAAGGDGVGRLADGRVVFVPRTAPGDRVSVRTVRDGGRWLRAEAITFEAHSPHRRPAPCRLYERCGGCQLQHLQYPAQIEAASRVVGDALRRIGGLEVSDPEVRPAEREFGYRNRVAFTLKRLRGGRVVAGFHARGHPGRIVEVRHECLLPEAPIAEVWPALREAWGAGASRLPAGRELRLTLRSIEEGVLLAIDGGRAWAEGADQAAALRAAVPGLAAIWHRAEGGDWVLAAGRPDGHDTTGGERVVVRPGAFTQVNREVAGALHDAVRAAVGDPAGRRIVDGYCGVGLHGRRLARDGARVVGLELDPAAVEAAREGAPAGFRVIEGAAEETLPTVLPADVVIVNPPRAGLHRGVPEALRHDPPATIVYVSCDPATLARDLERLGSRWTLRAVTAFDLFPQTSHIETVVTLVLDPKTTDS
- a CDS encoding biotin/lipoyl-containing protein; translation: MMRYSVTMNGQSWEIDVDDDGVTVDGERVDAALTSVPGTSVHALRLGTASHRVIAERGADGVWGLDVDGRPAEVEVVDERTRRLREMVVAAGGADGPRPLKAPMPGLVVKVEVEEGQVVEPGDGLVIVEAMKMENELRAEVPARVSKVLVAAGDTVEKDQVLVELVAPEDGEE
- the accC gene encoding acetyl-CoA carboxylase biotin carboxylase subunit, whose amino-acid sequence is MPLFDKILVANRGEIAVRIIRACREMGIGTVAVHSEPDAGAPHTLLADEAVLIGPAPSSESYLRIDRIIEAAQATGAQAIHPGYGFLAERAPFADAVEEAGLVFLGPTADTIRSMGDKTEARRRMQTAEVPIVPGLVDPLSDADEAVAAADEMGYPVLLKAAAGGGGKGMRVVESAAELPRAFEAASREALAAFGDGSVYLERYLSRPRHIEIQVLGDTHGNVVHLGERECSIQRRHQKLVEEAPSAVLTPDERAAMGAAAVRAAEAVDYRGAGTVEFLYQDGEFFFLEMNTRLQVEHPVTELVTGLDLVEWQIRVAAGEKLPFAQGDLQLVGHSIECRITSEDPFHGFLPSTGRVEHLEIPSGPGVRWDGGVSEGFEIGLHYDPLLGKLIVHAATREAAIDRMARALDELVIRGLQTATPLHRRIMRNEAFRSGELSIRFLEEYAELLEPGADGGADARAAAIAAVLLEEAYRARRAPARIGGGSSTALPSWRASGWPWQGSV